The Microbacterium sp. SORGH_AS_0862 genome has a segment encoding these proteins:
- the idi gene encoding isopentenyl-diphosphate Delta-isomerase, translated as MDEIEQVILVDDEGNQIGTAPKSSVHGTDTALHLAFSCHVLDDEGRVLVTRRALHKRTWPGVWTNSFCGHPRPAEPVLNAVKRHADSELGLRLNDIELALPLFRYRATDASGIVENEICPVYIARAENLPQPNPLEVLETQWVHPADLVTALDSAEWAFSPWLVLQARQLDLFVAQRRIQAGAR; from the coding sequence ATGGACGAGATCGAACAGGTCATCCTCGTGGATGACGAGGGCAATCAGATCGGGACTGCGCCCAAGAGCAGTGTCCACGGTACAGACACTGCGCTGCATCTCGCCTTCTCCTGCCACGTTCTGGATGACGAAGGCCGCGTGCTCGTCACTCGCCGAGCTCTGCACAAGCGGACCTGGCCCGGTGTGTGGACCAACTCGTTCTGCGGACATCCTCGACCGGCCGAGCCCGTCCTGAACGCCGTGAAGCGACACGCCGACTCCGAACTCGGACTGCGCCTGAACGACATCGAACTCGCCCTTCCCCTCTTCCGATACCGCGCGACCGATGCGAGCGGGATCGTCGAGAACGAGATCTGCCCGGTCTACATCGCACGCGCCGAGAATCTGCCGCAGCCCAATCCTCTCGAAGTGCTCGAGACGCAATGGGTGCACCCTGCCGACCTCGTCACGGCTCTGGATTCCGCCGAGTGGGCGTTCAGTCCTTGGCTCGTGCTGCAGGCCCGTCAGCTCGATCTGTTCGTCGCCCAGCGGCGGATACAGGCGGGGGCCCGATGA
- a CDS encoding MarR family winged helix-turn-helix transcriptional regulator, giving the protein MASPADSDDTSRDKDRAVWRVLSAVRAFSDAMDRMYSGMKGDMDMNATDLAALRMLIIREQRGQDVSPHDIARHLRISTASTTKLVDRLADSGHVVRKPHPVDRRARLISLTDKSRTDFTRHFRGSIDAMRDVAFDYSPTELAVIADFLERMSVGIDPDA; this is encoded by the coding sequence ATGGCGAGTCCCGCTGACTCTGACGATACGTCGCGTGATAAGGATCGTGCAGTATGGCGCGTCCTGTCAGCCGTGCGCGCCTTCAGCGACGCCATGGATCGCATGTACAGCGGCATGAAGGGCGACATGGACATGAACGCCACGGATCTCGCCGCCCTGCGCATGCTCATCATCCGCGAGCAGCGGGGACAGGACGTCAGTCCGCACGACATCGCACGGCACCTGCGGATCTCCACCGCCTCCACGACGAAGCTGGTGGACCGTCTGGCCGACTCGGGCCACGTCGTGCGCAAGCCGCATCCGGTCGATCGTCGGGCGAGGCTGATCTCGTTGACGGACAAGTCGCGCACCGACTTCACGCGCCACTTCCGCGGCAGCATCGACGCGATGCGGGATGTCGCGTTCGACTACTCGCCGACGGAGCTCGCGGTGATCGCGGACTTCCTCGAACGGATGTCGGTCGGTATCGACCCCGACGCGTGA
- a CDS encoding carbon-nitrogen hydrolase family protein, with translation MPAVLSLAVAQFAPIADRAANLIRIRLLAAQAAARGARVLVLPEYSSFFVDPFDASLRQNAEPGLDGPFVRGLRDIAQREDLTLVAGLVEAADADRVHNTVVAVDASGVVASYRKQHLYDAFGQQESDWVAPGELDEPQTFTVDGVVFGIMTCYDLRFPEAARRIVDAGAHVVLVPAEWVRGPLKEQQWQTLLAARAIENTAFVAAADHPAPVGVGHSVILDPQGVVLAGLAAGDGVAIAPIDLDELARVRAVNPALQLRRYRVVPR, from the coding sequence GTGCCCGCCGTTCTCTCCCTCGCCGTCGCGCAGTTCGCGCCGATCGCCGACCGCGCCGCCAACCTGATTCGGATCCGTCTCCTCGCCGCGCAGGCCGCCGCTCGCGGAGCCCGAGTGCTCGTGCTCCCGGAATACAGCAGCTTCTTCGTCGACCCGTTCGACGCCTCGCTGCGGCAGAACGCCGAGCCCGGCCTCGACGGGCCGTTCGTGCGGGGCCTGCGCGACATCGCCCAGCGGGAGGACCTCACTCTCGTGGCGGGTCTGGTCGAGGCGGCGGATGCGGACCGCGTCCACAACACCGTCGTCGCGGTCGACGCCTCGGGTGTCGTCGCGAGCTACCGCAAGCAGCACCTCTACGACGCGTTCGGGCAGCAGGAGTCGGATTGGGTCGCTCCAGGGGAGCTCGACGAGCCGCAGACCTTCACCGTGGACGGCGTCGTCTTCGGCATCATGACCTGCTACGACCTGCGTTTCCCCGAGGCCGCGCGCCGCATCGTCGACGCCGGCGCGCACGTCGTCCTCGTGCCGGCCGAGTGGGTGCGCGGTCCGCTGAAGGAACAGCAGTGGCAGACCCTGCTGGCGGCGCGGGCGATCGAGAACACGGCGTTCGTCGCGGCGGCGGACCACCCCGCGCCCGTCGGCGTGGGCCACTCCGTCATCCTCGACCCGCAGGGCGTCGTGCTCGCCGGGCTCGCCGCAGGGGACGGAGTCGCGATCGCGCCGATCGACCTCGACGAGCTGGCCCGCGTCCGCGCCGTCAATCCGGCGTTGCAACTTCGGCGCTACCGCGTGGTCCCTCGCTGA